The proteins below come from a single Chryseobacterium sp. MA9 genomic window:
- a CDS encoding TraB/GumN family protein, which yields MKNLIKLGFAALLSMNSMTAKAQNTDTGKDNSLLWEVSGNGLSKPSYITGTFHILCGKDFEIKPKVLKALEKSDSFVMEINYTDPAEMISLQKMFQTDKKISDQLSPDEAKELNTILVNYGTDLKSIDSSSPQALYALLSTKAIPCPKTEIKLYEMELLQKAIKDKKSIRGLEKVEDQMKSINKAYDLKSTIAQLKMGNEYEVLFRQMIEAFKNENVQSLYSLFKDERFMNSQQEKAMLTDRNQNWVKIMPEMMKKEGSFFAVGGSHLMGKNGIIPLLQAKGYTVKPISSL from the coding sequence ATGAAAAATTTAATAAAACTTGGATTCGCAGCATTATTATCCATGAACTCGATGACTGCAAAAGCACAGAATACAGACACCGGAAAAGACAACAGCCTGCTTTGGGAAGTCTCAGGAAACGGCCTTTCCAAACCTTCTTACATTACCGGAACTTTTCATATCTTATGCGGTAAAGATTTTGAAATAAAACCTAAGGTATTGAAAGCTCTTGAGAAATCTGACAGTTTTGTCATGGAAATCAATTATACAGATCCTGCCGAAATGATATCACTGCAAAAAATGTTTCAGACCGATAAAAAAATATCTGATCAGCTTTCTCCCGATGAAGCTAAAGAATTGAATACTATTCTCGTCAATTACGGAACAGATCTGAAAAGCATCGACTCTTCAAGCCCTCAGGCTCTTTATGCTCTGCTTTCTACCAAAGCTATTCCTTGCCCTAAAACTGAAATAAAGCTTTACGAAATGGAACTCCTGCAGAAAGCAATAAAAGACAAGAAGAGCATCAGAGGATTGGAAAAAGTAGAGGATCAGATGAAATCCATTAACAAAGCTTATGATCTGAAAAGCACCATCGCCCAACTTAAAATGGGAAATGAGTATGAAGTACTATTCAGACAAATGATCGAAGCTTTTAAAAATGAAAATGTACAATCTCTTTACAGTCTTTTCAAGGATGAAAGATTTATGAATTCCCAACAGGAAAAAGCAATGCTGACTGACAGAAATCAAAATTGGGTAAAAATAATGCCGGAAATGATGAAAAAAGAAGGTTCCTTCTTTGCTGTCGGAGGATCTCATCTTATGGGTAAAAACGGAATTATTCCTCTTCTTCAGGCAAAAGGCTACACCGTAAAACCTATATCAAGTTTATAA
- a CDS encoding RNA polymerase sigma factor, with amino-acid sequence MSNPTETAFLKLVNQHKGILYKTSRIYADSIEDREDLQQEILIQLWKSYQNFKGNSEFSTWMYRVAINTAITYLKKEKQRSNNHTDAPSHFEVQQEDYNPAKDRQLEIFYTAVQELNPLEKAVIFYFMEGMSHKEIGNNLGLSEGNARVKLNRTKEKIQQIIKKSGYEF; translated from the coding sequence GTGAGCAATCCCACTGAAACTGCTTTTTTAAAGCTTGTCAACCAGCACAAAGGTATTTTATATAAAACCTCGCGGATCTATGCAGATTCTATAGAAGACCGCGAAGACCTGCAGCAGGAGATTCTTATCCAGCTTTGGAAATCCTATCAGAACTTCAAAGGAAACAGTGAATTTTCCACCTGGATGTACCGGGTTGCCATTAATACTGCGATTACGTATTTAAAAAAGGAAAAACAGAGATCCAATAACCATACAGATGCTCCCTCTCATTTTGAAGTACAACAGGAAGATTATAATCCCGCAAAGGACAGGCAACTGGAAATCTTCTACACTGCCGTTCAGGAACTTAACCCTTTAGAAAAAGCCGTCATATTTTATTTCATGGAAGGAATGTCTCACAAAGAAATAGGAAATAACTTAGGTCTCAGCGAAGGCAATGCCCGCGTAAAACTCAACAGAACAAAAGAAAAAATACAGCAAATCATAAAAAAATCAGGCTATGAATTTTGA
- the pgi gene encoding glucose-6-phosphate isomerase, with the protein MLSKINPTQTNSWKALDEHFGGNDFDLRTLFQYNPNRFNEFSLQKDNYLFDYSKNLIDSRTKDLLLQLAEESQLKDAISRMFSGDKINETEGRAVLHTALRDFSDREILVDGENIKPQIKRVLDHMKSFSEKIISGEHKGFSGKEITDVVNIGIGGSDLGPVMVCSALKHFKTRLNVHFVSNVDGNHIIEVVKNLNPETTLFIIASKTFTTQETMTNANSAKDWFLKAGKQEDVAKHFVALSTNIEEVKKFGIAEENIFEFWDWVGGRYSLWSAIGLSIVLSVGYENFEQLLRGAFDTDQHFQTADFSENVPVLMGLLGIWYRNFYAATTYAILPYSQYLDRFAAYLQQGDMESNGKCVDRNGEFVEYETGPIIWGEPGTNGQHAFYQLIHQGTELIPADFIAYTKSPNKVSDHQDKLLANFFAQTEALAFGKLEEEVEEELRNAGKSDEEIDRLINFKVFHGNTPTNSILFKELTPFSLGQLIALYEHKIFVQGVIWNIFSFDQFGVELGKVLANKILPELENNEAVSSHDSSTNGLINYYKDNK; encoded by the coding sequence ATGCTATCAAAAATAAATCCAACACAAACTAACAGCTGGAAAGCACTTGACGAACACTTCGGTGGAAATGACTTTGACCTTAGGACTCTTTTCCAATATAATCCGAACCGTTTTAATGAATTTTCCCTGCAAAAGGACAACTATCTTTTTGATTATTCTAAAAATTTAATCGATTCAAGAACGAAGGATCTTTTATTACAATTGGCTGAAGAAAGTCAGTTAAAAGATGCCATTTCCAGAATGTTCTCCGGTGATAAAATAAACGAAACAGAAGGAAGAGCTGTGCTGCATACGGCATTAAGAGATTTCTCAGACCGTGAAATTCTTGTGGACGGAGAAAATATCAAACCACAGATCAAAAGAGTTCTTGATCACATGAAATCTTTTTCTGAAAAAATTATTTCAGGAGAGCACAAAGGTTTCAGCGGAAAAGAGATCACAGATGTAGTAAACATCGGTATCGGGGGGTCAGATTTGGGTCCTGTGATGGTTTGTTCGGCTTTAAAGCATTTTAAAACAAGATTAAACGTTCATTTTGTTTCCAATGTGGATGGAAATCATATCATAGAAGTGGTGAAGAATTTAAATCCTGAAACCACTTTATTCATCATTGCTTCCAAGACCTTTACGACTCAGGAAACAATGACTAATGCAAACTCAGCAAAGGACTGGTTCCTGAAGGCCGGAAAACAGGAAGATGTAGCAAAGCATTTTGTTGCTTTATCTACTAATATTGAAGAAGTTAAGAAGTTCGGAATTGCAGAAGAAAATATTTTTGAGTTCTGGGACTGGGTAGGCGGAAGATATTCTCTTTGGAGTGCTATCGGATTAAGTATTGTACTTTCTGTAGGATATGAAAACTTCGAACAGCTTCTAAGAGGTGCTTTTGATACTGACCAGCACTTCCAGACTGCAGATTTCTCTGAAAACGTTCCTGTATTAATGGGACTTCTGGGAATCTGGTATCGTAATTTCTATGCAGCAACTACGTATGCAATCTTACCCTACTCTCAATATCTGGATAGGTTTGCTGCTTATCTTCAGCAGGGAGATATGGAAAGTAACGGAAAATGTGTAGACAGAAACGGTGAATTCGTAGAATATGAAACAGGGCCGATCATCTGGGGAGAGCCAGGTACAAACGGTCAGCACGCATTCTATCAATTGATCCACCAGGGAACAGAATTGATTCCGGCAGACTTCATTGCCTATACAAAAAGTCCGAATAAAGTATCGGATCATCAGGATAAATTATTAGCTAACTTTTTCGCTCAGACTGAAGCACTTGCCTTCGGAAAACTTGAAGAAGAGGTTGAAGAAGAGCTTAGAAATGCAGGAAAATCTGATGAAGAAATAGACAGACTGATCAATTTCAAAGTCTTCCACGGAAACACACCTACGAACTCCATATTATTCAAAGAGTTAACTCCTTTTTCATTAGGCCAGTTGATTGCTTTATATGAACACAAAATTTTTGTTCAGGGAGTAATCTGGAATATTTTCAGCTTTGACCAGTTTGGAGTGGAATTAGGAAAAGTATTAGCCAATAAAATCCTTCCTGAGCTTGAGAATAATGAAGCGGTAAGCTCTCATGACAGCTCAACCAACGGATTGATTAATTACTATAAGGACAACAAATAG
- a CDS encoding bifunctional 5,10-methylenetetrahydrofolate dehydrogenase/5,10-methenyltetrahydrofolate cyclohydrolase — protein sequence MAEILDGLKVSKEIKAEIKVEVEKILASKRRAPHLVAILVGNNGASKAYVNSKVKDCEEVGFQSSLIKFPSTVSESELLEKIDELNKSKAVDGFIVQLPLPDQIDQEKIINAIDPRKDVDGFHPENFGKMALEMDTFLPATPFGILTLLERYNIETKGKDCVIIGRSKIVGRPMSILMGRKDFPGNSTVTLTHSYTKDIEEYTRKADIVITALGDPHFLKGDMIKEGAVIVDVGITRVDNDSPKGYYLAGDVDFDSCAEKASWITPVPGGVGPMTRAMLMKNTIIAYKTSVYND from the coding sequence ATGGCAGAAATTCTTGACGGACTTAAAGTATCCAAGGAAATTAAAGCAGAGATCAAGGTTGAAGTAGAAAAGATTCTCGCAAGCAAAAGAAGAGCACCTCATTTGGTAGCTATTCTTGTAGGAAATAATGGAGCAAGCAAAGCCTATGTAAACTCTAAAGTTAAAGACTGTGAGGAAGTAGGATTTCAATCCAGCTTAATTAAATTTCCAAGTACAGTTTCGGAATCTGAACTATTGGAAAAAATTGACGAGCTTAATAAATCTAAAGCGGTTGACGGATTTATCGTTCAGTTGCCTTTACCAGATCAAATTGATCAGGAAAAAATTATCAACGCAATTGATCCAAGAAAAGACGTGGATGGTTTCCACCCTGAAAACTTTGGAAAAATGGCTCTTGAAATGGATACTTTCTTACCGGCGACTCCTTTCGGTATTTTAACATTATTAGAAAGATATAATATTGAAACTAAAGGGAAAGACTGTGTAATTATCGGAAGAAGTAAAATTGTAGGAAGACCAATGAGTATTCTGATGGGAAGAAAAGACTTCCCTGGAAACTCTACCGTTACCCTTACACACTCATATACGAAAGACATTGAAGAATATACGAGAAAAGCAGACATCGTAATTACCGCTTTGGGAGATCCTCATTTCTTAAAAGGAGATATGATTAAAGAAGGAGCAGTAATTGTTGACGTGGGTATTACCAGAGTAGATAATGATTCTCCAAAAGGATATTACCTTGCAGGTGACGTAGATTTTGACAGCTGCGCAGAAAAAGCAAGCTGGATTACGCCGGTACCTGGAGGAGTAGGCCCAATGACAAGAGCGATGTTGATGAAAAACACCATCATTGCTTACAAAACTTCGGTCTATAACGACTAA
- a CDS encoding 7-carboxy-7-deazaguanine synthase QueE, giving the protein MNKEEDILLKEGKMLPVMEHFYTLQGEGAHTGKAAYFIRLGGCDVGCHWCDVKESWDPELHPLMNTVEIAEMAAKHCKTIVLTGGEPLMWNLEVLTSRLKELGCTVHIETSGAYPMSGQLDWITLSPKKTGLPKEEIYQKAHELKVIIFNQHDFTFAQEQAAKVSENCKLYLQSEWSKRDDMYPKITDFILEHPEWRASVQTHKYLNIP; this is encoded by the coding sequence ATGAATAAAGAAGAAGATATTTTATTAAAAGAAGGTAAAATGCTCCCTGTAATGGAGCATTTTTACACTTTGCAGGGAGAAGGAGCACACACCGGAAAAGCCGCTTATTTTATCAGGTTGGGAGGTTGTGATGTAGGATGTCACTGGTGTGATGTAAAAGAAAGCTGGGATCCGGAACTCCATCCTCTAATGAATACAGTAGAAATTGCAGAAATGGCTGCAAAACATTGTAAAACAATTGTTCTGACGGGTGGTGAACCCCTAATGTGGAACTTAGAAGTACTGACTTCCAGATTGAAAGAGCTGGGATGTACAGTGCATATTGAAACTTCAGGAGCTTATCCTATGAGCGGGCAATTGGACTGGATCACCCTTTCGCCAAAGAAAACGGGACTGCCTAAAGAAGAAATCTATCAAAAAGCCCATGAGCTTAAAGTCATTATCTTCAATCAGCATGACTTTACGTTTGCACAGGAACAGGCTGCAAAAGTTTCTGAAAACTGTAAGCTTTATCTTCAGAGTGAATGGAGCAAAAGAGATGATATGTATCCTAAGATCACAGATTTCATCCTGGAACATCCGGAATGGCGGGCTTCAGTTCAGACTCACAAATATCTGAATATCCCGTAA